A genome region from Christensenella minuta includes the following:
- a CDS encoding 4-hydroxyphenylacetate 3-hydroxylase family protein, with product MALMTGEEYIESIRKINMEVYMFGKKVDSPVDDPILRPSLNSVRMTYDLAQMPEYEDLMTVTLEDGRKINRFTNIHRNTDDLIKKVKMQRLLGQQTAACFQRCVGMDAFNAIYSTTFETDKACGTNYHENFLKFMRYCQDNDLTVDGAMTDPKGDRSLAPHAQPDPDMYLRVVERRPDGIVVRGAKAHQTGMLNSHEVIVMPTVSMRPEDKDYAVSFAVPLDAPGLFMIIGRQSCDTRKLEGSELDVGNSEFGGVEALTIFDDVFVPNDRIFLNGETEFAGMLVERFAGYHRQSYGGCKVGVGDVLIGAAAVAAEYNGAAKASHIKDKLIEMTHLNETLYACGIACSAEGHQTESGNYIIDLLLANVCKQNVTRFPYEIVRLAEDIAGGIMVTAPSEKDFRDPKLGKYVEKYLKGVEGVSTENRLRILRLIENLALGTAAVGYRTESMHGAGSPQAQRIMIARQGNLGMKKELAKKIAHIKE from the coding sequence ATGGCACTAATGACAGGCGAAGAATACATCGAAAGTATTCGCAAAATCAACATGGAAGTATATATGTTTGGCAAGAAGGTCGACAGCCCGGTGGACGATCCAATCCTCCGCCCGTCGCTCAACTCGGTCCGCATGACGTATGATCTGGCCCAGATGCCGGAATATGAAGACCTGATGACGGTCACGCTCGAGGACGGAAGGAAGATCAACCGTTTCACGAACATCCACCGCAACACGGACGACCTCATCAAGAAGGTGAAAATGCAAAGGCTGCTCGGACAGCAGACGGCTGCGTGCTTCCAGCGCTGCGTTGGTATGGACGCGTTCAATGCGATCTACAGCACGACGTTTGAAACGGATAAAGCATGCGGCACGAACTATCACGAGAATTTTTTGAAGTTCATGCGTTATTGCCAGGACAACGACCTTACGGTGGACGGGGCAATGACCGACCCGAAAGGCGACCGTTCGCTGGCGCCGCATGCACAGCCCGATCCGGATATGTACCTGCGCGTGGTGGAACGCCGTCCGGACGGCATCGTTGTGCGCGGCGCAAAAGCGCACCAGACGGGCATGCTCAATTCCCACGAAGTGATCGTTATGCCTACGGTTTCCATGAGGCCGGAGGATAAAGATTATGCCGTTTCATTTGCCGTACCGCTTGATGCTCCCGGCCTTTTTATGATTATTGGCCGCCAGTCCTGCGATACGCGTAAGCTGGAGGGCAGTGAGCTTGACGTAGGGAACTCCGAATTCGGCGGCGTAGAGGCCCTCACGATCTTCGATGACGTATTCGTTCCGAACGACCGAATCTTCCTCAATGGGGAAACGGAATTCGCGGGCATGCTGGTTGAGCGTTTCGCGGGCTATCACCGCCAGAGCTACGGCGGCTGCAAGGTCGGCGTGGGCGACGTGCTGATCGGTGCGGCGGCGGTCGCTGCGGAATACAACGGCGCGGCAAAGGCTTCGCACATCAAGGACAAGCTGATCGAGATGACGCACCTCAACGAAACGCTGTATGCGTGCGGTATTGCGTGCTCGGCGGAAGGGCATCAGACGGAATCGGGCAACTATATCATTGACCTGCTGCTTGCCAATGTATGCAAACAGAACGTAACGCGCTTCCCATATGAGATTGTCCGCCTTGCGGAGGATATTGCGGGCGGCATCATGGTTACGGCGCCATCAGAGAAGGATTTCCGCGATCCGAAGCTCGGTAAATACGTGGAGAAATACCTGAAGGGAGTGGAAGGCGTTTCCACGGAAAACCGCCTGAGAATCCTGCGCCTGATCGAAAACCTAGCCCTCGGTACGGCGGCGGTCGGTTACCGTACGGAGTCCATGCACGGCGCGGGCAGTCCCCAGGCACAGCGGATCATGATCGCGCGCCAGGGCAACCTTGGCATGAAGAAAGAGCTGGCGAAAAAGATCGCCCACATTAAGGAATAA
- a CDS encoding NifU family protein has product MSQELLKKIERVLEEKVRPELGGHEGDIEIVSFEDGILKVRFLGKCSNCPSASLTLESVVGSEVKRGVPEVKEVVLITGVSDETWSMAKEILRQRRERREDRD; this is encoded by the coding sequence ATGTCACAGGAACTACTTAAAAAAATCGAACGGGTGCTGGAAGAAAAGGTGCGGCCGGAGCTCGGCGGGCACGAGGGTGATATTGAGATCGTTTCGTTTGAAGACGGCATTTTAAAAGTAAGGTTTTTAGGCAAATGCAGTAATTGTCCCTCCGCCTCCCTGACGCTTGAATCGGTCGTTGGGTCGGAAGTAAAACGGGGGGTGCCGGAGGTAAAAGAGGTCGTGCTCATAACAGGCGTAAGCGACGAAACGTGGAGCATGGCAAAGGAAATATTGAGACAGAGAAGAGAGCGGCGTGAGGATAGGGATTAA
- a CDS encoding acetyl-CoA hydrolase/transferase family protein codes for MGWKEIFESRLTTAEEAVKKIKSGDRVVIAHATGEPVHVTDAMVANAEAYEDVEIIHMVSMGKSAYCAPGMEKHFRHNAFFLGGTTRAACAEGRADITPVYFSKEPELLRTNCKPDVALVQVTPPDEHGYVSLGISVDYTMEAVKQAKTVIAQVNKYMPRIHGDSFVHVSEISDFVKFDEPILELPNPKITEVEEAIGRNCASLIHDGDCLQLGIGAIPDAVLLFLKDKKDLGIHSEMISDGVVELVEAGVITNRKKNLHPGKSILTFAMGTRRLYDYLDDNPAVGIYPVDYVNDPVVIAQNDNMVSINSCVQVDLMGQVVSTSVGHKQISGVGGQVDFVRGAAMSRGGRSIIAMPSTAAKGKVSKVVSIIDEGAAVTTSRYDVQYVVTEYGIADLRGITLRERAVRLIRIAHPDFRPQLIEFFENKFKCKYEDQD; via the coding sequence ATGGGTTGGAAAGAGATTTTTGAGTCGAGACTTACGACCGCGGAAGAGGCGGTAAAGAAAATTAAGTCGGGAGACCGTGTGGTGATCGCTCATGCAACGGGCGAGCCGGTGCATGTGACGGACGCTATGGTGGCAAATGCGGAGGCATATGAAGATGTGGAGATCATCCACATGGTGTCCATGGGCAAATCGGCTTACTGTGCGCCGGGCATGGAGAAGCATTTTCGCCATAATGCGTTTTTCCTCGGCGGGACGACGCGCGCGGCCTGCGCGGAAGGCCGCGCGGATATTACGCCGGTTTATTTTTCCAAAGAGCCGGAGCTTTTGCGTACGAACTGCAAACCGGATGTTGCGCTCGTGCAGGTGACGCCCCCGGACGAGCACGGCTATGTGAGCCTCGGCATTTCGGTGGACTACACGATGGAAGCGGTAAAACAGGCGAAAACGGTGATCGCCCAAGTAAATAAATATATGCCGCGTATCCACGGCGATTCCTTTGTACATGTGAGCGAAATCAGCGATTTCGTGAAATTCGACGAACCGATTCTTGAACTGCCGAACCCGAAAATCACGGAAGTGGAGGAAGCGATCGGGCGCAACTGCGCCTCCCTCATCCACGACGGCGACTGCCTCCAGCTCGGAATCGGGGCCATCCCGGACGCGGTGCTGCTGTTTCTCAAGGATAAAAAGGACCTTGGTATCCACAGCGAAATGATTTCGGACGGCGTGGTGGAGCTCGTGGAAGCGGGTGTTATCACCAACAGGAAAAAGAACCTGCACCCCGGCAAAAGTATCCTGACGTTTGCTATGGGCACGCGCCGCCTGTACGATTATCTTGACGATAATCCGGCCGTGGGGATATACCCTGTGGATTATGTCAACGATCCGGTCGTCATCGCGCAGAACGACAATATGGTATCCATCAACTCCTGCGTACAGGTAGACCTGATGGGGCAGGTGGTTTCAACTTCTGTCGGCCACAAGCAGATTTCGGGCGTAGGCGGACAGGTCGACTTTGTGCGCGGCGCGGCGATGAGCAGGGGCGGCAGAAGCATTATCGCGATGCCTTCCACGGCGGCGAAGGGTAAGGTCTCCAAAGTCGTCAGCATTATCGACGAGGGCGCGGCGGTCACGACGTCGCGGTATGACGTTCAGTATGTGGTGACGGAGTACGGTATCGCGGACCTGCGGGGTATTACGCTGCGGGAACGCGCGGTGCGCCTTATACGGATCGCGCATCCGGATTTCCGTCCGCAGCTGATCGAATTTTTCGAGAACAAGTTTAAATGCAAATACGAGGACCAGGACTAA
- a CDS encoding 4-hydroxybutyrate dehydrogenase has protein sequence MKELSIKPEIFSFDTCKEFCAEYKIGEGDLIITNEYIFNPYFTDLDIKADVLYQEKYGAGEPSDEMAEAMYADMKGDYKRIIAIGGGTIIDISKIFALKNVSPILDLYDRKAEIVKDKELVLVPTTCGTGSEVTNIAILELKSRHTKLGLAVDEMYADSAVLVPELLKGLPFKFFATSSIDALIHALESSLSPKATSYTEMFGYQAIEMILNGYKEIAANGQDARMPLLKDFLLASNYAGIAFGNAGCAAVHAMSYPLGGTYHVPHGEANYCLLIGVFKAYMEIDPSGKIKKLNKFIADILGCGEDVVYDELEKLLNQIIQCKPLHEYGVKEEELETFTGNVMEKQGRLMANNYVELSREKVYDIYKKLY, from the coding sequence ATGAAAGAATTGTCGATCAAACCCGAAATATTCTCGTTCGACACCTGCAAGGAGTTTTGCGCGGAATATAAGATTGGCGAGGGAGACCTCATCATCACCAACGAATATATCTTTAACCCGTATTTCACGGACCTTGATATCAAGGCGGATGTGCTGTATCAGGAAAAGTACGGCGCAGGAGAGCCTTCCGACGAAATGGCGGAAGCAATGTATGCCGACATGAAGGGCGACTATAAACGCATCATTGCCATCGGCGGAGGTACGATTATCGATATTTCCAAAATCTTCGCACTCAAGAACGTAAGCCCCATCCTGGACCTTTACGACAGGAAGGCGGAGATCGTTAAGGATAAGGAGCTGGTGCTTGTACCCACAACCTGCGGAACGGGCAGCGAAGTGACGAACATCGCGATCCTCGAATTAAAGAGCCGCCACACCAAGCTTGGTCTTGCGGTGGACGAGATGTATGCGGACAGTGCCGTACTGGTGCCCGAACTGCTCAAAGGGCTGCCTTTCAAATTCTTTGCGACAAGCTCTATCGACGCGCTGATCCATGCGCTCGAGTCCAGCCTTTCGCCTAAGGCGACCTCGTATACGGAGATGTTCGGCTATCAGGCGATCGAAATGATTCTGAACGGATACAAAGAAATCGCGGCGAACGGACAGGATGCGCGGATGCCGCTCCTGAAGGATTTCCTGCTCGCCAGCAACTATGCGGGGATCGCCTTTGGCAACGCGGGCTGCGCGGCGGTTCATGCCATGAGCTACCCCCTGGGCGGTACTTATCACGTACCGCACGGCGAGGCAAATTATTGCCTGCTGATTGGTGTCTTTAAGGCATATATGGAGATCGATCCGAGCGGGAAGATCAAAAAATTGAACAAGTTCATTGCGGACATTCTCGGATGTGGCGAAGACGTGGTCTATGACGAGCTTGAAAAGCTGCTGAATCAGATCATCCAGTGTAAGCCGCTGCATGAATATGGCGTCAAGGAAGAGGAGCTTGAAACGTTTACCGGTAACGTAATGGAAAAACAGGGACGCCTTATGGCCAATAACTACGTGGAGCTCTCACGGGAAAAGGTCTACGACATTTATAAGAAATTGTATTGA
- a CDS encoding response regulator encodes MYRMTVLKQGLARLHTPMTDTIKGCGFITDMIPLEEGISAEYFVSHPVDLLLIDLCKNPRLGLSLLKQLRILGAKSEIVAYIAEGDCDTLRRVLRLGVADCLVDPFDTNRFEQAVERFLRRKRLFAQKTVTQEQADGLYSGLEKLPELPKGLQKKTLNTIRAVLSSSPDTSFSCEDIVGTVNLSRITVRRYLSYLRQAGEVTEAVNYRTGGRPCSLYRCNPGVFA; translated from the coding sequence ATGTATCGTATGACGGTTTTAAAACAGGGTCTTGCAAGGCTGCACACGCCGATGACGGACACGATCAAGGGATGCGGGTTCATAACGGATATGATACCGCTTGAAGAAGGGATTTCCGCGGAATATTTCGTATCTCATCCGGTGGACCTGCTTCTGATCGACCTGTGCAAAAACCCGCGGCTCGGACTCTCCCTCCTGAAACAGCTGCGGATACTGGGCGCGAAAAGCGAGATAGTCGCTTATATTGCCGAGGGAGACTGCGACACGCTGAGGCGTGTGCTGCGTCTTGGCGTGGCGGACTGCCTTGTAGACCCGTTCGATACAAACCGTTTCGAGCAGGCAGTGGAACGGTTTTTGAGGCGCAAACGCCTGTTTGCCCAGAAAACCGTTACGCAGGAACAGGCGGACGGGCTCTATAGCGGGCTTGAGAAATTGCCGGAGCTTCCAAAGGGATTGCAGAAAAAGACCCTCAATACAATCCGCGCGGTCCTCTCGAGCAGTCCGGATACCAGCTTCTCCTGTGAAGATATTGTGGGAACGGTCAATCTTTCGCGCATCACGGTACGGCGTTACCTTTCCTATCTTCGGCAGGCAGGCGAGGTTACCGAGGCGGTGAATTACCGCACCGGGGGAAGGCCGTGTTCCCTGTACCGCTGCAATCCGGGCGTATTTGCGTAA
- a CDS encoding succinate CoA transferase, which produces MNDRIKCEKYLSKVMSADEAAKLIYPNATIGMSGFTPAGHAKAVPLAIARRAEATGEKLNLTVMTGASVGDEIDGALTRSGAMKRRTPYQTNSTVRNAINAGEIDYFDVHLSQVAVWAKNGFFGDIDFAIVEIIGIDEEGHLIPSTSIGAANTYIECAKHVILEVNTTQPESLRGIHDVYTVERVPNSKPIPIIHADDRVGTDYYPCDFDKIAAIVYSDIPDKGRSVQPVDEISQKIADNIIELITKETEAGRLPVPLPPLQSGVGGVANAVLAGLKKSNFTDLKVYSEVLQDAVFDLIEAGKISFASGTSLTISPDFEEHYKANFESYRDKIMLRPQEISNHPEVIRRLGIIAMNTAIETDIYGNVNSSHINGTRIMNGIGGSGDFAQNAGLSIFMTPSTAKNGTLSCIVPFITHVDHTEHDIHFLVTEYGYADLRATTPKERARKIIDTCAHPDFRPMLHDYLDRACAQCAHKHTPQLLGEVFQGK; this is translated from the coding sequence ATGAACGATAGAATCAAGTGCGAGAAATATCTTAGTAAAGTCATGAGCGCCGACGAGGCGGCAAAGCTCATTTATCCGAACGCGACCATCGGTATGAGCGGGTTTACGCCGGCGGGTCATGCCAAAGCCGTGCCGCTTGCCATTGCGAGGCGTGCGGAAGCAACGGGTGAAAAGCTAAACCTCACGGTGATGACGGGCGCTTCGGTGGGCGACGAGATCGACGGCGCCCTTACGCGCAGCGGCGCAATGAAGCGCCGTACGCCCTACCAGACGAATTCCACCGTCCGCAACGCCATCAACGCGGGAGAGATCGATTATTTCGATGTACATCTGAGCCAAGTAGCCGTATGGGCAAAAAACGGATTTTTCGGCGATATCGACTTTGCGATCGTTGAAATCATAGGCATTGACGAGGAGGGACACCTGATCCCTTCCACTTCTATCGGTGCGGCGAACACCTATATCGAGTGCGCAAAACACGTCATTCTGGAGGTCAACACCACGCAGCCCGAATCGCTGCGCGGCATCCATGACGTTTATACGGTCGAGCGCGTGCCAAACTCGAAGCCCATCCCGATTATCCATGCGGACGACCGTGTGGGAACGGATTATTATCCGTGCGACTTCGACAAGATCGCGGCGATCGTCTATTCGGATATTCCGGACAAAGGCCGCTCCGTACAGCCTGTGGATGAAATTTCCCAGAAAATTGCGGATAACATTATCGAGCTGATTACGAAAGAGACCGAGGCCGGGCGTCTTCCCGTGCCGCTTCCTCCCCTCCAGTCGGGTGTGGGCGGAGTTGCCAACGCGGTGCTCGCAGGCCTGAAAAAATCGAATTTCACGGACCTCAAGGTCTATTCCGAGGTCCTTCAGGATGCAGTGTTCGACCTGATCGAAGCTGGAAAAATTTCCTTTGCTTCGGGCACGTCGCTCACCATTTCGCCTGATTTTGAAGAGCACTACAAAGCGAATTTTGAAAGCTACCGGGATAAGATCATGCTGCGTCCGCAGGAGATCAGCAATCATCCTGAAGTCATCCGCCGACTTGGAATTATTGCCATGAACACGGCGATTGAGACCGATATTTACGGGAATGTCAATTCTTCCCATATCAACGGCACACGCATCATGAACGGCATCGGCGGCAGCGGCGATTTCGCGCAGAATGCCGGCCTCTCCATTTTCATGACTCCTTCCACGGCGAAAAACGGCACGCTTTCCTGTATCGTTCCGTTTATCACCCACGTTGACCATACGGAGCACGACATCCATTTCCTCGTAACGGAATACGGCTACGCCGACCTGCGGGCGACCACGCCGAAAGAACGGGCGCGGAAGATCATCGATACCTGCGCGCATCCGGATTTCCGGCCTATGCTGCACGATTACCTCGACCGTGCGTGCGCACAGTGCGCGCACAAGCATACGCCACAGCTTCTTGGCGAAGTGTTCCAGGGAAAATAA